A region from the Paludicola sp. MB14-C6 genome encodes:
- the ilvB gene encoding biosynthetic-type acetolactate synthase large subunit, with amino-acid sequence MITAASAMVKCLQKEGVQVVFGLPGATICPFYDALYHSNIKHILVRQEQGAGHAANGYARITNKPGVCIATSGPGALNLITAIATAYMDSIPIVVITGQVASDLLGRDVFQEADITGAAEPFVKHSFLVSDAKELPSIMKSAFLIASTGRQGPVLIDVPVDIQKEMIDFSYPETIEIRSYHPNIQGHSGQIKRVLNALAESKKPLICAGGGVFSANACKELTAFSQKSNIPVVSTMMGLSAVSPTHSLYYGMIGMNGSEIANHAMNQADVIILLGARVGDRAIMSPIGLSKTAKIIHIDIDPAEIGKNIVTNIPLVGDAKHILSEMIQSPPTADYSKWITELKSYTAKPLKSRKTSKYVNPHEFLSKLMEKADSNACIIADVGQNQIWTARNYCIEDGRFLTSGGMGTMGYSIPAAIGAKLASPNAQVVAICGDGAFQMQMMELATIKENQITVKIIVMNNHALGLVKEVQDQQYNKNEIAVQLDGNPDFVKLAKAYQINAKRITTLKNIDDVLSEFLENDTSFVLECIVSPDEPTL; translated from the coding sequence ATGATTACTGCCGCAAGCGCAATGGTAAAATGTTTACAAAAAGAAGGCGTACAAGTCGTCTTTGGTTTACCGGGCGCTACAATATGCCCTTTTTATGATGCATTGTATCATAGTAATATCAAACATATTTTAGTACGGCAAGAGCAAGGTGCAGGTCATGCTGCAAACGGATATGCTCGTATTACAAATAAACCCGGCGTTTGTATTGCAACCTCAGGTCCTGGTGCACTCAATTTAATTACTGCAATTGCAACAGCTTATATGGATTCTATTCCGATTGTTGTTATTACAGGACAGGTTGCAAGTGATTTATTAGGTCGAGATGTATTTCAAGAAGCCGATATTACGGGAGCTGCTGAGCCATTTGTGAAACACAGCTTTTTAGTGAGTGATGCAAAGGAACTGCCGAGTATCATGAAGTCTGCATTTTTAATTGCAAGTACCGGTCGACAAGGGCCTGTTTTAATCGACGTTCCTGTTGATATTCAAAAAGAAATGATTGACTTTTCATATCCAGAAACAATTGAAATCCGAAGCTATCATCCAAATATACAAGGGCATTCCGGTCAAATTAAAAGGGTGCTCAACGCTTTAGCAGAATCAAAAAAGCCGTTAATTTGTGCCGGTGGCGGTGTATTTAGTGCAAACGCTTGCAAAGAGCTTACAGCCTTTTCTCAAAAATCCAATATACCTGTTGTTTCCACTATGATGGGACTCAGTGCAGTTTCTCCAACTCATTCCTTATACTATGGGATGATTGGTATGAACGGAAGTGAAATTGCAAATCATGCCATGAACCAAGCAGATGTTATCATTTTACTTGGTGCTCGAGTAGGTGACCGTGCAATTATGTCACCAATCGGATTAAGTAAAACTGCAAAAATTATACACATTGACATTGACCCTGCTGAAATCGGCAAAAACATTGTTACCAATATTCCATTGGTTGGAGATGCCAAACATATTTTATCTGAAATGATTCAAAGCCCTCCAACTGCTGACTATTCAAAATGGATTACTGAATTAAAAAGCTATACAGCAAAGCCATTAAAATCTCGAAAGACTTCAAAGTACGTAAACCCTCATGAGTTTTTATCAAAGCTCATGGAAAAAGCTGATTCTAACGCTTGTATTATTGCAGATGTTGGTCAAAATCAAATTTGGACAGCAAGAAATTATTGTATTGAAGACGGACGATTTTTAACTTCAGGTGGAATGGGGACCATGGGTTATTCTATTCCTGCCGCAATAGGAGCAAAATTGGCAAGCCCTAATGCGCAAGTAGTTGCAATTTGCGGTGATGGCGCATTTCAAATGCAGATGATGGAACTTGCTACAATAAAAGAAAATCAAATTACCGTTAAAATAATTGTTATGAATAATCATGCATTAGGACTTGTTAAAGAAGTACAAGATCAGCAATATAACAAAAATGAAATTGCAGTACAACTAGATGGCAATCCCGACTTTGTAAAACTAGCAAAAGCATATCAAATTAATGCCAAACGCATTACAACATTAAAAAACATAGATGACGTCTTATCTGAATTTTTAGAAAATGATACTTCATTTGTGTTAGAATGCATTGTTAGCCCAGATGAACCAACATTGTAA
- a CDS encoding ABC transporter substrate-binding protein, whose product MKKIISISLLLLVVLVTFTACTGANRVKKKVTPYPVSLLNVTIDRAPLKIASLSPSITEILLSLGYQEKTVGYSSDCKIPSEVKEPVSIGTGLKPDFEKIGQVAPEIIFTNVPMTKLEMSKLNEIGIKVVVMPTVKSTKELLDRYVQIITIMSGQIEANTNGKSITEEMQRQLDYIQSKAPETKPTFLYVSALDPIIATGDTFESSLLSVIGTNLAESKKQYAVTADEVKAMNPDMIFFSSKLDKEHIIESDLFKNSNAVKNEKIFAVEQEQLTVQNIDIAEVLRKIATTVYPDKDFSEPAPASSSQPEKKKWYEFFKKN is encoded by the coding sequence ATGAAAAAGATAATTAGCATATCGTTACTTTTATTGGTCGTTTTAGTTACCTTTACTGCTTGTACTGGAGCAAACAGAGTGAAAAAGAAGGTAACTCCATATCCTGTTTCCCTATTAAATGTTACAATAGATAGAGCACCACTTAAAATAGCATCATTATCTCCGTCAATAACAGAAATTTTGTTAAGCCTTGGATATCAAGAAAAAACAGTAGGCTATTCAAGTGATTGCAAAATTCCAAGTGAAGTAAAAGAACCTGTATCAATTGGAACAGGACTAAAACCTGATTTTGAAAAAATAGGGCAAGTGGCTCCTGAAATTATATTTACCAATGTTCCAATGACAAAGCTTGAAATGTCAAAATTAAATGAAATCGGTATTAAAGTAGTGGTTATGCCTACTGTTAAATCAACAAAAGAACTGCTAGATCGCTATGTTCAAATTATAACAATCATGTCAGGGCAAATAGAAGCCAATACCAATGGAAAGTCTATTACTGAAGAGATGCAACGTCAGTTAGATTATATTCAATCAAAAGCCCCTGAAACCAAACCCACTTTTTTATATGTTTCTGCATTAGATCCAATCATTGCAACAGGTGATACTTTTGAAAGCAGCTTACTTTCTGTAATTGGAACCAATTTAGCTGAAAGCAAAAAGCAATATGCAGTTACAGCTGATGAAGTAAAAGCAATGAATCCTGATATGATTTTTTTCTCATCCAAGCTAGATAAAGAGCATATTATCGAAAGTGATTTGTTTAAAAACTCCAATGCAGTAAAAAATGAAAAGATATTTGCAGTTGAGCAAGAACAGCTTACTGTACAAAATATAGATATTGCAGAAGTACTTAGAAAGATTGCAACAACTGTTTATCCGGATAAGGATTTTTCAGAACCGGCTCCGGCTTCATCCAGCCAACCTGAAAAGAAGAAGTGGTACGAGTTCTTTAAAAAGAATTAG
- a CDS encoding PHP domain-containing protein — translation MIFEHDIHVHTFLSSCGNENAKPEHYIEIAKKQGLKVLGFSDHVWDSNVKGAWPWYQPQDISHVLTIKNLLANKTNDLKVLIGCEAEFTGNNKVAMTKEHAALFDYVLIPTTHFHMKDYVCPSNITKPYEVAKLMVQRFNEAVKLDIATGIAHPFVPYGFMKQTSECIALISDDEFINSFSLAKEHNVSIEIHRDMFFPVDDTIIDKDIFIRVLSLAKRAGCYFHYGSDSHSIQAFEQRNMIASYMDDCGITESDLLPLVRSN, via the coding sequence ATGATTTTCGAACATGACATACATGTACATACGTTTTTATCATCTTGTGGTAACGAAAACGCAAAGCCAGAGCATTATATTGAAATTGCCAAAAAACAGGGACTAAAAGTACTGGGCTTTTCCGATCACGTTTGGGATAGCAACGTAAAAGGTGCGTGGCCTTGGTATCAACCTCAAGATATCAGCCATGTACTTACTATTAAAAATCTATTAGCTAACAAAACAAATGACCTTAAAGTGTTAATTGGTTGTGAAGCTGAATTTACTGGCAACAACAAAGTTGCAATGACAAAAGAACATGCTGCTTTATTTGATTATGTACTTATTCCTACAACACACTTTCATATGAAAGATTATGTTTGCCCATCAAACATAACAAAACCTTATGAAGTTGCAAAATTGATGGTACAGCGTTTTAATGAAGCTGTTAAATTGGACATTGCAACGGGTATTGCACATCCGTTTGTACCATACGGATTTATGAAGCAAACGTCAGAATGCATTGCACTAATTTCAGACGATGAATTCATCAACAGCTTTTCATTAGCTAAAGAACATAACGTTAGCATAGAAATACACAGAGATATGTTTTTCCCTGTTGATGATACAATTATTGATAAAGACATCTTTATTCGTGTATTATCTTTAGCAAAACGTGCAGGCTGTTATTTTCACTATGGAAGTGATTCACACTCTATTCAAGCTTTTGAACAACGTAATATGATTGCTTCCTATATGGACGATTGTGGTATTACGGAATCAGATTTATTACCTTTAGTAAGAAGCAATTAG
- the ilvN gene encoding acetolactate synthase small subunit produces MKHTISILVENHAGVLSRISGLFSRRGFNIDSLAVGITDDPTVSRITIVVDGDDYTVEQVEKQLNKLVDVIKLRRLNPSETISRELMLIKVESTPKTRGDIIDVAQVMQAKVCDISKSTITIEISDTTERIEIIHELLQPYNILEVVRTGTIALEKGNSRITI; encoded by the coding sequence ATGAAACACACCATTTCCATCTTGGTTGAAAACCATGCTGGCGTTTTGTCTAGAATATCCGGCCTATTTTCAAGGCGTGGATTTAATATTGACAGCCTTGCCGTAGGCATTACAGATGACCCAACCGTTTCTCGTATCACAATTGTTGTTGATGGGGATGATTATACCGTTGAACAAGTTGAAAAGCAGCTAAATAAACTTGTTGATGTCATTAAACTACGTAGGCTGAACCCAAGCGAAACCATCAGCCGTGAGCTAATGCTAATCAAAGTTGAATCTACTCCGAAAACCCGTGGCGATATCATTGATGTTGCTCAAGTAATGCAAGCAAAGGTTTGCGATATTTCGAAATCTACTATCACCATTGAAATTTCCGATACAACAGAGCGTATTGAAATTATTCATGAATTACTCCAACCATACAACATATTAGAAGTCGTTCGTACGGGAACAATTGCATTGGAAAAAGGAAATAGCCGTATAACCATTTAA
- a CDS encoding MATE family efflux transporter, whose translation MDQVKENKMGSKPMFGLIMTMSLPAMFSMLVQSLYNIVDSYFVAKLGTQAFTAVSLAFPIQMLILSVAIGTGIGINSVVSRRLGEGNKDKASKAATHGLFLALISGVVFAVLGILFTKMFLQVFTSDPAILKMGCDYTYIVTIFSVGIFMEINIEKTLQATGNMIYPMMFQLSGAITNIILDPILIFGLFGFPKMGVVGAAVATVVGQMVAMTFSIIIVEIKSHDVHIAFKGFRFEWKTIRDIYAVGFPAIIMQSIASVLTTALNGILIGFSEAAVNVLGVYFKLQSFVFMPVFGLMQGVMPVLGYNYGARNRKRVVSALKIGTAIAIVIMALGTILFASIPDKLLRIFNANAEMLEIGVVAFRLICICFIPAAIGIMSSTLFQAIGMGTRSLIISVLRQLVVLLPAAYLFSFWGVNYVWLAFPLSEMISLIVAISITIAVFKKNINTLTPLDNQLVN comes from the coding sequence ATGGATCAAGTAAAAGAAAATAAAATGGGATCCAAACCAATGTTTGGTTTAATTATGACAATGTCGCTACCGGCAATGTTCTCTATGCTTGTGCAATCGTTATATAATATTGTTGACAGCTACTTTGTAGCTAAATTAGGCACACAAGCATTTACAGCAGTATCACTTGCATTCCCAATTCAAATGCTAATTCTTTCTGTAGCAATTGGTACAGGAATCGGAATTAACTCAGTTGTATCAAGAAGGCTTGGAGAAGGCAATAAAGATAAAGCAAGCAAAGCAGCAACACATGGACTGTTTTTAGCGTTAATTTCGGGTGTAGTCTTTGCAGTGCTTGGCATTTTATTTACAAAAATGTTTCTACAAGTATTTACATCTGATCCCGCTATTTTAAAAATGGGCTGTGACTATACTTATATTGTTACTATTTTTTCAGTTGGAATTTTTATGGAAATCAATATTGAAAAGACGCTGCAAGCAACAGGTAATATGATATATCCAATGATGTTCCAGCTATCTGGTGCAATCACAAATATTATTTTAGACCCAATTTTGATTTTTGGTTTATTCGGTTTCCCTAAAATGGGCGTTGTAGGTGCAGCGGTTGCAACTGTCGTTGGTCAAATGGTAGCTATGACATTTAGTATTATTATTGTTGAGATAAAAAGTCATGATGTGCATATCGCATTTAAAGGATTTCGATTTGAATGGAAAACAATACGTGATATTTATGCTGTCGGTTTTCCGGCAATTATTATGCAATCAATTGCATCTGTGTTAACAACTGCACTAAACGGGATTTTAATCGGATTTAGTGAAGCTGCGGTTAATGTTCTGGGAGTATACTTTAAATTACAATCTTTCGTTTTCATGCCGGTGTTTGGATTGATGCAAGGTGTTATGCCTGTTTTGGGTTATAATTACGGTGCAAGAAATCGTAAGAGGGTAGTTTCAGCATTAAAAATAGGTACTGCTATTGCAATTGTAATTATGGCATTGGGTACAATCTTATTTGCTTCCATTCCTGATAAACTACTGCGTATTTTTAATGCAAATGCAGAAATGCTTGAAATTGGTGTAGTGGCATTCCGACTAATTTGTATTTGTTTTATTCCTGCGGCAATTGGTATTATGTCGTCAACATTGTTTCAGGCAATCGGTATGGGAACAAGAAGCTTAATCATTTCGGTTTTAAGGCAATTGGTTGTTTTATTACCGGCAGCATACCTATTTTCATTTTGGGGCGTAAATTATGTATGGTTAGCATTTCCTTTATCTGAAATGATATCCCTGATTGTGGCAATCAGTATAACAATAGCTGTGTTTAAAAAGAATATTAATACATTAACCCCATTAGATAATCAGCTAGTTAATTGA
- a CDS encoding extracellular solute-binding protein: MKKFLAASLSLAIILSLFAGCSNPTDRQKTSSQSNAPAQPVKFSMLYSDNATLPFKADWKSVIEAQKSANAEVTFEVVPIADYQQKVSLGLNTGTAPEVILYQTVTKGELAALALNGAIAPISDYSDLTPNFNKTVKELGLEEDVKNLSLKDGKRYFMPALFDKPFYDGGLLIRQDLLDKFSLPAPKTFEDLYTVLKKFKEADPKSYPLTTLVEPRVLFRMTMPSFGISLGKNASTGTHVLSWDYSKKQYFAGATSDLYKQYLTYFARLYKEGLFDPEMVNAGDKWTSKMATGASAASWAYYDQIGGIVSNSKVQGIKFNMLPPLAGPAGAHHQPKSKTGGGALFTKKAMERSDFKEIVKAVDKMFYDSANAQMWCMGFEGETYTKDGDKITYAKEIVDSPNGVYKELQLKYGLGVDVLQQVWINQREMTKYDANYAAINKTVAQMDDAIQVIPPAAKFDDMQAEKAGLLQAPLASVFDVWNNDFITGKKSIDKDWATYVKEMESKGINDLVKLYNDHLK, from the coding sequence ATGAAAAAATTTTTAGCAGCATCATTATCACTTGCAATTATTCTCTCATTGTTTGCAGGATGCTCTAATCCTACAGACCGGCAAAAGACTTCATCACAGTCAAATGCACCAGCGCAGCCAGTCAAATTTTCAATGCTCTATTCCGACAATGCGACACTGCCATTTAAAGCTGACTGGAAATCTGTAATTGAAGCCCAAAAATCAGCAAATGCTGAAGTTACTTTTGAAGTTGTTCCAATTGCAGACTACCAGCAAAAAGTTTCCCTAGGTTTAAATACGGGTACAGCACCAGAGGTAATTTTATATCAAACTGTTACAAAAGGAGAACTTGCCGCTTTAGCATTAAACGGTGCAATTGCTCCAATTAGTGATTATTCAGATCTAACTCCTAACTTTAATAAAACGGTAAAGGAATTAGGCCTTGAGGAAGATGTAAAAAATTTATCTCTAAAAGACGGTAAAAGATATTTTATGCCGGCATTATTCGATAAACCGTTTTATGATGGTGGACTTTTGATTCGTCAAGATTTACTTGATAAATTTAGTCTACCTGCACCAAAAACGTTTGAGGATTTGTATACTGTTTTAAAGAAATTTAAAGAAGCAGATCCAAAGTCTTATCCATTAACTACATTAGTTGAACCTCGTGTTCTATTTAGAATGACAATGCCTAGCTTTGGAATTTCACTAGGCAAAAATGCTTCCACAGGAACTCATGTACTTTCATGGGATTATAGTAAAAAGCAATACTTTGCTGGAGCAACAAGTGACCTATATAAACAATACCTAACATATTTTGCACGTCTTTATAAAGAAGGCTTATTTGATCCTGAAATGGTTAATGCAGGCGATAAATGGACGAGTAAAATGGCAACAGGTGCTTCAGCAGCATCATGGGCTTATTATGACCAAATTGGCGGAATTGTTTCTAATTCAAAAGTTCAAGGTATTAAATTTAATATGCTTCCTCCATTAGCTGGACCGGCTGGTGCACACCATCAACCAAAGAGTAAAACAGGCGGCGGCGCATTATTTACGAAAAAAGCAATGGAAAGATCAGATTTTAAAGAAATAGTAAAAGCCGTTGATAAAATGTTCTATGACTCAGCAAATGCACAAATGTGGTGCATGGGATTTGAAGGCGAAACATATACAAAAGATGGCGATAAGATTACATATGCAAAAGAAATCGTAGATTCACCAAATGGTGTTTACAAAGAATTGCAATTAAAATATGGTCTTGGCGTAGATGTGTTACAACAAGTTTGGATTAACCAAAGAGAAATGACAAAGTATGATGCAAACTATGCAGCTATCAACAAAACTGTTGCACAAATGGATGATGCCATTCAAGTAATTCCTCCTGCAGCTAAGTTTGATGACATGCAAGCTGAAAAAGCCGGATTGCTTCAAGCTCCTTTAGCTAGCGTCTTTGATGTATGGAATAATGACTTTATCACTGGTAAAAAGAGTATTGATAAAGATTGGGCAACTTATGTAAAAGAGATGGAAAGCAAAGGAATTAACGATCTAGTAAAACTTTATAATGATCACTTAAAGTAA
- a CDS encoding type IV pilin protein, with protein sequence MLNFFTKRLNSKNKKGFTLVELIIVIAIVAVLACIGIPSMIGFVNDSKEKAANADARSIATTAQAMLTDASIKGCSVDQLDSATKTKRTAVKLTDTEVAAVIAKSGINEDAAGLTDIVINVKGTSNDSELYTLATVTLKKNGTDGKFGS encoded by the coding sequence ATGTTAAATTTTTTCACAAAAAGGTTAAATTCAAAGAATAAAAAAGGGTTTACTTTAGTCGAACTAATCATTGTTATTGCAATTGTTGCAGTTTTAGCTTGCATTGGAATTCCATCTATGATTGGATTCGTTAACGATTCAAAGGAAAAAGCGGCAAATGCGGATGCTCGAAGTATTGCCACTACTGCACAAGCTATGTTGACAGATGCAAGTATTAAAGGTTGTAGCGTGGACCAGTTGGATTCAGCAACAAAGACTAAGCGTACGGCAGTGAAGCTAACTGATACCGAAGTTGCAGCTGTTATTGCAAAATCAGGAATCAATGAAGATGCAGCTGGATTAACAGATATTGTAATTAACGTTAAAGGAACAAGTAATGATAGTGAGCTATATACATTGGCAACTGTAACGTTAAAGAAAAACGGAACAGATGGCAAGTTCGGTAGCTAA
- a CDS encoding type IV pilus twitching motility protein PilT translates to MNFTVNELLKFARENDCSDLHFTEGAPPVFRQHGALLFAPEYPKMTKMMLEDLILPLLDVKTREILDEGGDVDFSFDTNEGKRNRVNVYRQKGGLAAAFRLLQEDIPNLEQLHLPNIILEFCELSRGMVLITGPTGSGKSTTLAAMIDYINKNYKKHIITIEDPIEYIHYHGKCMINQRELGRDVDSFANALRSALREDPDVILVGEMRDLETISAAITAAETGHLVLSTLHTTGAANTVDRMIDVFPQTQQNQIRIQLSAVLKGVVSQLLIPTADHKSRIPAVEVLKVTDAVASLIRENKGHQVDSAIQTGAKEGMQSLDVELAKLVNEGVIDITDAIEKCADYTVLHSYLTVNNQRGEYIYRHN, encoded by the coding sequence ATGAATTTCACTGTTAATGAGTTATTAAAGTTTGCAAGAGAAAATGATTGCTCAGATTTACATTTTACAGAAGGTGCACCACCGGTTTTTCGTCAGCATGGAGCTTTATTGTTTGCACCCGAATATCCTAAGATGACAAAGATGATGCTGGAAGATTTAATATTGCCTTTATTGGATGTTAAGACAAGAGAAATTTTAGACGAAGGAGGCGATGTGGATTTCTCTTTTGATACGAATGAAGGAAAGAGAAATCGTGTGAATGTATATCGACAAAAAGGCGGTTTGGCAGCGGCTTTTCGATTACTGCAAGAGGATATACCGAATCTGGAGCAACTGCATTTACCAAACATAATACTGGAGTTTTGCGAATTAAGCAGAGGTATGGTTTTAATAACAGGGCCAACAGGCAGTGGTAAATCTACAACTCTGGCAGCTATGATTGATTACATTAATAAAAATTACAAAAAGCATATTATTACAATTGAAGATCCGATTGAGTATATTCATTATCATGGGAAATGTATGATAAATCAACGTGAATTGGGCAGAGATGTTGATAGCTTTGCAAATGCACTTAGATCAGCATTACGTGAGGATCCTGATGTAATATTGGTTGGTGAAATGCGTGATTTAGAAACAATTAGTGCTGCAATTACTGCTGCAGAAACAGGACATTTAGTTTTATCTACATTACATACAACAGGTGCTGCAAATACAGTAGATAGAATGATTGATGTATTTCCACAAACACAGCAAAATCAAATACGTATTCAACTATCTGCTGTGTTAAAAGGGGTGGTATCCCAATTACTTATTCCAACTGCTGATCATAAAAGCCGTATTCCTGCAGTGGAAGTGTTGAAAGTTACTGATGCGGTTGCTAGCTTAATTCGAGAAAATAAAGGTCATCAAGTAGATTCTGCAATCCAAACAGGGGCAAAGGAAGGAATGCAATCTCTAGATGTAGAGCTTGCTAAGCTAGTAAATGAGGGTGTTATTGATATAACTGATGCAATTGAAAAATGCGCAGATTATACAGTGTTACATTCTTATTTAACGGTTAACAATCAACGTGGAGAATATATATATAGGCATAATTAA
- the cimA gene encoding citramalate synthase has product MNSVKILDSTLRDGAQGEGIAFTNRDKLAIVKKLDKLGIQYIEAGNPASNPKDMDFFYEVKQLKLKNSKIVAFGSTRHKDSKIDEDKNILSLLQADTDVVSIFGKSNEDHVIDILKATKQQNIEMIFDTISFFKSKGKEVIFDAEHFFDGYKKNAQYTMETLLTAQNAGADVIVLCDTNGGTFCDEIAQIINEVKSQLTCEIGIHCHNDIGCAVANSVMAVKGGATHVQGTYIGFGERCGNANLSSVIPLLQLKEGYECIPIEYMQRLTKTARFIAEVTNVSLDNAIPFVGKSAFSHKGGMHVDGVTKKSSSFEHIAPESVGNKRHVLISEVSGRSAMLSVINDIDPTITKESKEAQELIDILKELEFKGYLFESATASLELVITKHLNQFDPFFKLLRFKVIGEQTAGLHGGLASAMIKIQVGEETEITAAEGEGPVHALDIALKKAVQRFYPAAKNIRLIDYKVRVIEPSDATAALVRVMIVSSDGTDIWTTVGVSRDIIDASLHALLDSVEYKLMKEKKYNDSEEE; this is encoded by the coding sequence ATGAATTCCGTAAAAATTTTGGATTCTACCCTTAGGGATGGAGCACAAGGTGAAGGCATTGCGTTTACCAATCGTGATAAGCTTGCGATTGTAAAAAAACTTGATAAGCTAGGAATTCAATATATTGAAGCCGGAAACCCTGCCTCTAATCCAAAAGACATGGATTTTTTTTATGAAGTAAAGCAATTAAAACTAAAGAATTCAAAAATAGTGGCTTTTGGTTCTACACGTCATAAAGATAGTAAAATTGATGAAGACAAAAATATATTGTCTTTATTACAAGCCGATACTGATGTCGTAAGTATTTTTGGGAAAAGCAATGAAGATCATGTAATTGATATACTAAAGGCAACAAAACAACAAAATATCGAAATGATTTTTGATACAATATCCTTTTTTAAAAGCAAAGGAAAAGAAGTAATTTTTGATGCGGAACATTTTTTTGATGGATATAAAAAAAATGCACAATACACTATGGAAACTCTATTAACTGCTCAAAATGCTGGGGCAGATGTGATTGTACTTTGTGATACCAATGGGGGAACATTTTGCGATGAAATTGCTCAAATTATTAACGAGGTAAAGTCACAACTTACTTGTGAAATCGGTATTCATTGTCATAATGATATTGGATGTGCCGTTGCTAATTCTGTTATGGCGGTAAAAGGCGGTGCAACTCATGTTCAGGGTACATATATCGGATTTGGAGAACGTTGTGGAAATGCAAACTTGTCTTCGGTTATTCCCTTATTGCAACTTAAAGAGGGCTATGAATGTATACCAATTGAATATATGCAGCGGCTGACAAAAACTGCTCGATTTATTGCTGAAGTAACCAACGTAAGCTTAGATAATGCAATTCCCTTTGTAGGAAAAAGTGCTTTTTCTCATAAAGGTGGAATGCATGTTGACGGTGTGACAAAAAAATCATCTTCATTTGAACATATAGCTCCTGAATCTGTTGGAAATAAACGTCATGTGTTGATTTCCGAGGTTTCTGGCCGTTCAGCAATGTTGAGTGTGATCAACGATATTGATCCAACGATTACGAAAGAATCAAAAGAAGCGCAAGAATTGATCGATATTTTAAAAGAGCTTGAGTTCAAAGGATATTTATTTGAATCTGCAACTGCAAGTCTTGAATTAGTTATCACGAAGCACCTCAATCAGTTTGATCCTTTTTTTAAATTATTGAGATTTAAAGTAATTGGTGAGCAAACAGCAGGATTGCATGGTGGATTGGCTTCTGCGATGATAAAAATTCAAGTAGGAGAGGAAACAGAAATTACAGCAGCAGAAGGAGAAGGTCCTGTTCACGCATTGGATATTGCGTTAAAAAAAGCAGTACAAAGATTTTATCCTGCTGCCAAAAATATAAGGCTGATTGACTATAAAGTTAGAGTCATTGAACCTAGTGATGCAACTGCAGCGTTAGTTCGTGTTATGATTGTGTCCAGTGATGGAACAGATATTTGGACTACCGTTGGTGTGTCTCGAGACATTATTGATGCGAGCCTTCATGCGCTTTTAGATTCTGTTGAATATAAGCTCATGAAAGAAAAAAAATATAATGATAGTGAAGAAGAATAG